One stretch of Marinobacterium iners DNA includes these proteins:
- the bfr gene encoding bacterioferritin, protein MKHDDTLVQQLNRVLTLELTSINQYFLHARIFRNWGLERLNHKAYKKSILDMKQADRLIERILFLEGLPNLQHLERLRIGEDTEEMLQGDLSLETDQIALLRDVIAQCEAGGDYVSRKMLVDILEEEEEHLDWIETQQHLIREVGIQNYLQSAIEED, encoded by the coding sequence ATGAAGCACGACGACACGCTGGTGCAGCAACTGAACAGGGTACTGACGCTCGAGCTTACATCCATCAACCAGTATTTCCTGCATGCTCGCATCTTCAGGAACTGGGGATTGGAACGGCTAAATCACAAGGCCTACAAGAAATCGATTCTTGACATGAAGCAGGCCGACCGGTTGATTGAGCGCATTCTGTTTCTGGAAGGGCTACCCAACCTGCAGCACCTGGAGCGCCTGCGCATCGGTGAAGATACCGAAGAGATGCTGCAGGGGGACCTGAGCCTTGAGACTGACCAGATTGCGCTGCTGCGTGATGTGATCGCCCAGTGCGAAGCCGGTGGTGATTATGTCAGCCGCAAGATGCTGGTCGACATTCTGGAAGAAGAAGAGGAACACCTGGACTGGATTGAAACCCAGCAGCATCTGATCCGCGAAGTAGGTATTCAGAACTACCTGCAATCGGCCATTGAGGAGGATTGA
- the bfr gene encoding bacterioferritin — translation MQGKQNVIDALNKLLAGELAAMDQYFIHSEMYADWGFNKLYERIAHEFDDEKGHAKLMIERILFLGGTPDLVTREPIHVGKTVPEMLQNDLNTEYQVVHNLKQVIALCEQEQDYQTREMLRQQLADTEEDHAYWLEKQLGLINRVGLQNYLQSQM, via the coding sequence ATGCAAGGCAAGCAAAATGTCATTGACGCACTGAACAAGCTACTGGCCGGCGAACTGGCCGCCATGGATCAGTATTTTATCCATTCGGAAATGTATGCCGACTGGGGGTTCAACAAGCTCTATGAGCGCATCGCGCACGAGTTTGATGATGAAAAGGGTCACGCCAAATTGATGATTGAGCGCATATTGTTCCTGGGTGGCACACCGGACCTGGTAACACGCGAGCCCATTCATGTCGGCAAAACCGTCCCGGAAATGCTGCAGAATGACCTGAACACCGAATATCAGGTCGTGCATAACCTTAAACAGGTCATTGCGCTGTGTGAACAGGAACAGGATTACCAGACCCGAGAAATGCTGCGTCAGCAACTGGCCGATACCGAGGAAGACCATGCCTACTGGCTCGAAAAGCAGCTGGGGCTAATCAACCGTGTTGGCCTGCAGAACTACCTGCAGTCACAGATGTAA
- the tnpC gene encoding IS66 family transposase, whose protein sequence is MKISNMDVDAILANVRQQLQDDKTLSPSLRAAIEMMMVLIQMMTGRLNTNSTNSSTPPSQDPNRPKKSRSKGERKPGGQPGRIGKTLQRVEEPDAIKTVKVDRRTLPKGSAFRVVGYEKRQVFDLDISRFVTEYQAEILENEQGQRVTAPFPAGVDRPVQYGPRLKAHAVYLSQYQLLPYERVREYFEDQVGIPLSAGSLFNFNQDAFDKAEGFEHWVKDRLAESVLIHADETSINIGGQRRWLHCASNDDLTWLAPHAHRGHEAMEAIGILPRFHGVLCHDHWKPYYRYQCRHALCNAHHLRELQRAWEQDKQTWAQRMQTLLCTMEDAVKSAGGSLPPEKAEGWRKAYRQCLKKAEDECPPPDENQRQGKRGRLKRSRARNLLERLRDYEADVLRFLDDPAVPFTNNQGERDIRMLKVQQKISGCFRSMDGAQIFCRVRSYLSTARKQNLSGSEALTLLFEGRLPTFMAAPSDNPKTF, encoded by the coding sequence ATGAAGATCAGCAATATGGATGTCGACGCCATCTTGGCGAACGTCAGACAACAGCTCCAGGACGACAAGACACTCTCGCCATCTCTGCGCGCAGCCATTGAGATGATGATGGTGCTGATCCAGATGATGACCGGCCGGCTCAACACGAACAGTACCAACAGCAGTACGCCGCCCTCCCAGGATCCGAACCGGCCCAAGAAGAGCCGCAGTAAAGGTGAGCGTAAACCGGGCGGACAGCCTGGCCGTATTGGCAAGACGCTGCAACGGGTCGAGGAGCCGGATGCGATCAAGACCGTGAAGGTCGACCGGCGCACCCTGCCTAAGGGCAGCGCATTCCGCGTGGTCGGCTATGAAAAGCGTCAGGTCTTCGATCTGGATATCAGCCGCTTCGTGACCGAGTACCAGGCCGAGATCCTGGAGAACGAACAGGGGCAACGCGTCACAGCGCCATTCCCGGCCGGTGTTGATCGTCCGGTGCAGTATGGTCCCCGCTTGAAAGCGCATGCGGTGTATCTGTCGCAGTACCAGCTGCTGCCCTACGAACGTGTCCGCGAATACTTTGAGGATCAGGTTGGTATCCCGCTCAGCGCAGGGTCGCTGTTCAACTTCAACCAAGACGCTTTCGACAAAGCTGAGGGCTTCGAGCACTGGGTTAAGGACCGTCTGGCCGAGTCGGTGCTGATTCACGCCGATGAAACCAGCATCAACATCGGTGGCCAACGCCGCTGGCTGCATTGCGCCTCGAATGATGACCTGACCTGGCTGGCGCCCCATGCTCACCGGGGTCACGAGGCGATGGAGGCCATCGGTATCCTGCCGCGCTTCCACGGCGTGCTTTGTCATGACCACTGGAAACCGTACTACCGCTATCAGTGCCGGCATGCGCTCTGTAATGCCCACCATCTGCGCGAGCTTCAGCGCGCCTGGGAGCAGGACAAACAGACCTGGGCGCAGCGCATGCAAACCCTGTTGTGCACCATGGAGGATGCCGTTAAGAGTGCGGGCGGCAGCCTGCCGCCTGAAAAGGCAGAAGGGTGGCGAAAGGCCTACCGGCAATGCCTCAAAAAAGCGGAAGACGAGTGTCCGCCACCGGATGAAAACCAACGGCAGGGCAAGCGTGGTCGGCTCAAACGCTCTCGGGCGCGCAACCTGCTGGAGCGGTTGCGCGACTATGAGGCAGATGTTTTGCGCTTTCTGGACGATCCGGCGGTCCCCTTTACGAACAACCAAGGCGAGCGTGATATCCGTATGCTCAAGGTGCAGCAGAAGATCTCTGGCTGCTTCCGCTCGATGGATGGGGCACAGATCTTCTGTCGTGTGCGCAGCTATCTGTCGACGGCGCGCAAGCAAAACCTGAGTGGTTCCGAGGCGTTGACACTGTTGTTCGAAGGACGTTTGCCGACCTTCATGGCAGCGCCAAGCGATAATCCGAAAACTTTTTAA
- a CDS encoding recombinase family protein: MSRVFAYCRVSTTEQNTRNQVQAIIQAGHEVEDHRVIEETISGSVEAMKRPKFSSLVNHKLESGDILIVLKLDRLGRDNIDVQKTINMLMSRNIQVISLDLPSKDLTSAEGKLILQMFTAFSEFERNRIIERTKHGLERAKREGKKLGRPVAKTTAIAIQKLKKEGLSQSQVSIESGFSLSTVKRHWNK, from the coding sequence ATGAGTAGAGTTTTTGCTTATTGTCGTGTAAGCACTACAGAACAAAATACAAGAAACCAAGTCCAAGCAATCATTCAAGCTGGACATGAAGTAGAAGATCATCGTGTTATAGAGGAAACAATTTCAGGTTCGGTCGAAGCCATGAAAAGGCCAAAGTTTTCATCTTTAGTTAATCATAAGCTTGAGTCTGGTGATATACTTATCGTATTAAAGCTAGACAGATTAGGTCGTGATAATATTGATGTACAGAAAACAATAAATATGTTGATGTCTCGTAATATACAAGTTATTTCATTAGATTTACCTTCGAAAGACCTAACATCAGCAGAAGGTAAACTAATCTTACAAATGTTTACAGCATTTTCCGAGTTCGAAAGAAATAGGATAATAGAACGCACAAAGCATGGATTAGAAAGAGCTAAGCGTGAAGGAAAAAAGCTCGGTAGACCAGTTGCAAAAACTACAGCCATAGCCATTCAGAAATTAAAAAAAGAGGGGCTCAGTCAAAGCCAAGTATCTATTGAATCGGGGTTTAGTTTATCAACTGTCAAGCGACACTGGAATAAATAA
- the dcm gene encoding DNA (cytosine-5-)-methyltransferase encodes MKIPNHETREYTGIVLERMKHLPPGGKMGDLPEHLQHESFVRKGEKKTGGPNMRLLRLEKDKPSLTITAYIFNKFVHPEEDRYITPREAAVLQDFPIDYEFKGTLGQVQKQIGNAVPVGLARALAKEVAKYFERLNKGGEISIASYFTGAGGLDLGFEQASDNLVQFKTEFATDIEKWAEATVKYNRPEWNFHREDITKLDPKTVVQVIGKKPDVIIGGPPCQPFSVAGKQKATKDPLGVLYRDYIRHVDALQPEIVVMENVYGLAQVKSANMIEEIYKSFEDIGYEVTHRELMAADYGVPQKRRRLFFVAAKNLHYFQYPQPTHCETENLLGLPLYRGAGEAISKLPQASIRK; translated from the coding sequence ATGAAAATACCAAATCATGAGACTAGAGAGTACACAGGCATAGTTCTTGAAAGAATGAAGCATCTTCCACCGGGTGGGAAAATGGGAGATCTTCCAGAGCACCTTCAACATGAGAGTTTTGTGCGCAAGGGCGAAAAAAAAACTGGCGGTCCAAATATGCGTCTATTGCGGCTTGAAAAAGATAAGCCGTCACTCACTATAACTGCATATATATTTAATAAGTTTGTGCACCCAGAAGAAGATAGATATATTACACCTAGAGAAGCAGCAGTATTACAGGATTTTCCTATTGACTATGAGTTTAAAGGCACACTTGGACAAGTACAAAAACAGATAGGTAATGCAGTACCGGTTGGGCTTGCAAGAGCCTTAGCAAAGGAGGTTGCTAAATACTTTGAACGTTTGAATAAAGGTGGAGAAATAAGCATTGCTTCTTATTTCACGGGCGCTGGAGGTTTGGATTTAGGTTTTGAGCAAGCATCTGATAACTTAGTTCAATTTAAAACAGAGTTTGCAACCGATATAGAAAAATGGGCTGAAGCTACAGTCAAGTATAATCGCCCAGAGTGGAATTTTCATCGAGAAGATATCACAAAACTAGATCCTAAAACAGTCGTTCAGGTTATTGGGAAAAAACCTGACGTTATCATTGGTGGGCCTCCATGTCAGCCATTTAGTGTTGCAGGTAAACAAAAGGCAACCAAAGACCCACTTGGAGTACTCTATAGAGATTATATTAGGCATGTTGATGCACTTCAGCCAGAAATTGTTGTAATGGAAAATGTTTATGGTTTGGCGCAGGTAAAAAGTGCCAACATGATCGAAGAGATTTATAAATCTTTTGAGGATATTGGGTATGAGGTGACACACCGAGAGCTTATGGCTGCTGATTATGGTGTGCCTCAAAAAAGGCGCAGGTTATTTTTTGTGGCAGCTAAAAATTTACATTACTTTCAGTACCCACAACCAACTCATTGTGAAACTGAAAATCTTTTGGGGTTACCTCTTTACAGAGGTGCTGGTGAAGCAATATCAAAATTACCCCAAGCAAGTATACGAAAATAA
- a CDS encoding plasmid recombination protein, translating into MAGYQFIHYEAYARNGNEKKRSLISIAEEADRAPGSHPHVLNPLPPETLLGNSFVDAARQLVSAADESRVNHGGKKRKLRKDANVGIGLIASHPTSLNDIHALPEPDRQRMIDDVRDWAEDVIMFAQAEFPDLVRVAALHWDETHPHIHILIGNTDPTEDFEVNHKGEQARRRAQGNDRSAHGKKAGNDAYIREMRRFQDRYHHEVAMHHGQARLGPGRRRLTRAQWQKEQAQADALAHSKRLADEVQSKIENDLADAAMQAQVIVDASQQEAKHQRKKSEQERVQAEQERQQAEALKQQAAEEARQASELKAQTEQVKSALDERVRELSKYDGMFGKVLGWLGIRQRIERKAEAKFQKQIAGLKKEVDSLSARIDRDDAVKKQHDHAVGALNALQKVLSVSVEDYPSLKEKGALEAHFEYIQKIIDMNLPVGRLEEELNERMDSLRLSQHQSCSLATSPSSKMSY; encoded by the coding sequence ATGGCTGGATATCAATTTATTCATTATGAAGCATACGCTCGCAATGGCAATGAGAAGAAGCGCAGTCTGATCTCGATTGCGGAAGAGGCTGACCGTGCACCCGGCAGTCACCCGCACGTTCTTAATCCACTACCCCCTGAGACGTTGTTGGGCAACTCCTTCGTGGATGCTGCCCGTCAGCTCGTTTCGGCGGCTGATGAGAGTCGTGTTAATCACGGCGGTAAAAAGCGCAAGCTGCGTAAAGACGCCAATGTCGGCATCGGCCTGATTGCCAGTCACCCTACGTCATTAAATGATATACACGCACTGCCCGAGCCTGATCGTCAGCGCATGATTGATGATGTCAGGGACTGGGCCGAAGATGTGATCATGTTCGCGCAGGCTGAGTTTCCGGATCTGGTGAGGGTTGCGGCCCTGCACTGGGATGAAACACACCCGCATATTCATATCCTGATCGGCAACACCGACCCCACTGAAGACTTCGAGGTCAACCATAAAGGCGAGCAGGCCCGCAGGCGGGCACAGGGCAATGACCGGTCGGCACATGGCAAGAAAGCAGGCAATGATGCCTACATCCGTGAGATGCGCAGGTTTCAGGATCGATACCATCATGAAGTCGCTATGCACCACGGACAGGCAAGACTGGGGCCGGGGCGGCGCCGGTTGACCCGTGCTCAGTGGCAAAAGGAGCAAGCCCAAGCCGATGCGCTGGCACATTCAAAGCGCTTGGCGGATGAGGTTCAATCCAAAATTGAGAATGATCTAGCTGATGCCGCCATGCAGGCGCAGGTCATTGTTGATGCGTCACAGCAGGAAGCCAAGCATCAACGCAAGAAGTCGGAGCAGGAGAGGGTGCAGGCTGAACAGGAACGTCAGCAGGCTGAGGCGCTGAAACAGCAGGCAGCCGAAGAAGCCCGTCAGGCATCGGAGCTGAAGGCACAGACCGAACAGGTCAAGTCGGCGCTGGATGAGCGTGTACGTGAACTATCCAAGTACGATGGTATGTTTGGTAAGGTACTCGGATGGCTTGGTATCCGTCAGCGAATCGAACGGAAGGCAGAGGCCAAGTTTCAGAAGCAGATCGCAGGGCTGAAGAAGGAGGTCGATAGTCTCAGTGCACGCATTGATCGTGATGATGCGGTGAAGAAGCAGCATGATCACGCTGTTGGGGCTTTAAATGCCCTTCAGAAGGTGCTTTCTGTGTCGGTTGAAGATTACCCTTCCTTGAAGGAAAAGGGTGCCTTAGAAGCCCATTTTGAGTACATTCAGAAGATCATAGATATGAATCTGCCTGTTGGCAGGCTGGAAGAGGAATTGAATGAGCGCATGGATAGTCTGCGTTTAAGCCAGCATCAATCGTGCTCACTAGCCACATCACCATCATCAAAAATGAGCTACTGA